Proteins co-encoded in one Amaranthus tricolor cultivar Red isolate AtriRed21 chromosome 7, ASM2621246v1, whole genome shotgun sequence genomic window:
- the LOC130818842 gene encoding nuclear pore complex protein NUP98A-like isoform X2 produces the protein MSGAIGQGYGAPNSSHNAFGFGSNANQNLFASHASSFGGSSTGVFGGAQSPFSSGSSRTSWTLGSSLGGRSMDTFGASMPCTSASSISLTQGSLFPGNSPGVFGAQLPPISSAQELPFGGSSTGVFSAPESPFLSDFSQTSWTLGSSLGASSTSAIGASSPFTSASSTSFTQGPFVSNSAGVFRKPPPTISSPQESPFGGSSNGVFGAPHSFCGSSSGAFGSPSSPFSSASIFGGSSTGVFGAPSPFSSTSSSILGFRHATSGSAPMFGTNSLGSAGQFNSTTSKGSTGGPPFTPLLGHRSSSSASLSIVGDKTNTGHTISASKTAGSTTVPSFQIHNSPCSETSAGPFRISYSFLTSPRTFTASGLPTMVGFTNNKSSNQIAGPVFGQSPSVLGTKPTNIFSTLQTTGPIIWDQTKGTRIKPYECTTIQEAGKNVKYTSISAMSTYESKSHEELRWEDAELNSGGQQNPVSNRTQELNRQPSKFPRYPATLGPFFPVSSMNMNTSSSIKPLPTFINFPNNQVSNQTPDLERLPSNFLLSTPYPLFTVSSTNVGSSTNPNVDHLSGLKPLPTFPTIDTKKSMLDASNLNSSVPPQVPITPSTVASQFLATLPISNKQSSQNFQLPTEPLPLWNNGGVSFECCQPQPGVCPLPLQSSATGEVTDRIVAVKDPFRSEPATSQPSIGHFVCSSLVQHGISSMPVFKELVKPRSTRVSSLLKSRNYRAQLLAVKVRKYHPSTDGPKVPFFDRGEETQFIKAYNCVVPRENPRSVFAAASTELTYARTCKEPPIKNLTAVDDENENAEKNPINSSIPNSLKDDQTEANGNAKEAHTLMIPKLQRPDYYTEPSIEKITSIESCNPGFCCQVKDFVVGRKGYGWVKFFGETDVRGLNLDSIVQFNDRELIVYDDESEKPAVGQGLNKAAEATLLNVICMDKTGKQYSSGKMVDKFVEKLKKVAERQGAEFSSYDPVDGIYKFVVQHF, from the exons ATGTCGGGAG CTATTGGACAAGGGTATGGTGCGCCCAATTCAAGCCACAATGCATTTGGATTTGGAAGCAATGCAAATCAGAATCTATTTGCTTCTCATGCATCAAGTTTTGGTGGAAGTTCAACTGGTGTATTTGGCGGCGCACAATCGCCTTTTTCATCAGGTTCTTCCCGAACTTCATGGACTCTAGGATCATCTTTAGGAGGAAGGTCAATGGATACATTTGGAGCATCAATGCCTTGTACATCAGCATCCTCCATAAGTTTGACTCAGGGATCACTTTTTCCCGGTAATTCACCAGGTGTATTTGGAGCACAACTACCACCTATTTCATCAGCTCAGGAATTACCTTTTGGTGGAAGCTCAACTGGTGTATTTAGTGCACCGGAATCGCCATTTTTATCAGATTTTTCCCAAACTTCATGGACTCTAGGATCATCTTTAGGTGCAAGTTCAACAAGTGCAATTGGAGCATCATCACCTTTTACATCAGCTTCCTCCACAAGTTTCACTCAGGGACCATTTGTCAGTAATTCAGCAGGTGTATTCAGAAAACCACCTCCAACTATTTCATCACCTCAGGAATCACCTTTTGGTGGAAGCTCAAATGGTGTATTTGGTGCACCACATTCTTTTTGTGGAAGCTCCTCTGGTGCATTTGGATCACCATCATCACCTTTTTCATCAGCTTCAATCTTTGGTGGAAGTTCAACAGGTGTATTTGGAGCACCATCTCCTTTCTCATCCACTTCTTCCTCAATTCTAG GATTTCGACATGCAACTTCTGGTTCAGCACCAATGTTTGGGACTAACAGTCTTGGAAGTGCAGGTCAATTCAACTCTACTACTTCAAAAGGATCAACTGGAGGGCCTCCATTTACTCCAT TGTTGGGACATAGGTCTAGTTCCTCTGCTTCATTATCAATAGTTGGGGACAAGACTAATACAGGTCATACTATATCTGCCTCTAAAACAGCAGGGAGTACAACTGTCCCAAGTTTCCAAATACATAATTCACCCTGCAGCGAAACTTCAGCTGGACCATTCAGGATATCATATTCATTTCTGACCTCCCCTCGCACCTTTA CAGCTTCTGGATTACCTACAATGGTTGGTTTTACGAATAATAAGAGTAGCAATCAGATCGCAGGGCCTGTTTTTGGGCAATCTCCAAGTGTTCTTGGAACAAAACCTACCAATATTTTTTCAACTTTGCAAACTACAGGGCCTATCATATGGGATCAAACAAAAGGAACCAGAATCAAACCATATGAATGTACTACTATACAAGAGGCAGGCAAGAATGTCAAGTATACTTCTATATCAGCCATGTCTACCTACGAGAGTAAAAGCCATGAAGAGTTGAGGTGGGAAGACGCTGAGCTGAATTCTGGAG GTCAGCAGAATCCAGTCAGTAATCGAACACAGGAATTAAACAGACAACCATCAAAATTCCCTCGTTATCCTGCCACCCTTGGTCCATTCTTCCCAGTATCTTCTATGAATATGAATACAAGTTCTAGTATAAAGCCACTGCCAacttttataaattttccaaataatCAAGTCAGTAACCAAACACCAGATTTGGAACGACTACCGTCAAACTTCCTTTTGTCCACCCCATATCCACTCTTCACAGTATCTTCGACAAATGTGGGTTCAAGTACTAACCCAAATGTTGATCATCTTTCTGGTTTAAAGCCACTGCCAACCTTTCCTACAATTGACACTAAAAAATCCATGTTGGATGCTTCAAATTTGAACTCTTCGGTTCCACCACAAGTTCCCATTACACCTTCGACTGTTGCATCTCAATTTTTAGCAACCTTGCCTATTTCGAATAAGCAGTCATCACAAAATTTTCAGTTACCAACTGAACCTTTACCTTTATGGAACAATGGGGGTGTTTCATTTGAGTGTTGTCAGCCTCAGCCTGGTGTTTGTCCACTACCTCTACA GTCTTCTGCTACAGGAGAGGTCACAGATCGCATTGTAGCTGTTAAAGATCCTTTCAGATCTGAACCTGCCACCTCGCAGCCGTCAATTGGTCATTTTGTGTGTTCTTCATTGGTTCAGCATGGAATCTCTAGCATGCCA GTGTTTAAAGAACTTGTAAAACCAAGAAGCACAAGAGTTTCATCTCTTCTTAAGTCAAGAAACTATCGAGCTCAGCTGTTGGCAGTGAAAGTCAGGAAATATCACCCAAGCACTGATGGGCCGAAG gtGCCTTTCTTTGATCGGGGTGAGGAAACTCAATTTATCAAGGCATATAATTGTGTAGTTCCAAGGGAGAATCCTAGGTCGGTGTTTGCTGCTGCTTCAACTGAGCTAACCTATGCTCGTACTTGCAAAGAACCTCCAATTAAGAATTTAACTGCTGTAGATGATGAGAATG AAAATGCTGAGAAAAACCCAATCAACAGTTCAATCCCCAACTCTCTCAAGGATGATCAGACTGAAGCCAAtggcaatgcaaaagaagctcacACGCTAATGATTCCAAAGCTCCAACGCCCTGACTACTACACAGAACCCAGCATCGAGAAGATAACATCTATCGAAAGCTGTAATCCTGGATTTTGCTGTCAAGTAAAGGACTTTGTGGTGGGCCGAAAAGGCTATGGCTGGGTGAAATTTTTTGGAGAGACAGATGTACGTGGCCTTAATCTTGACTCTATTGTCCAATTCAATGATCGGGAGCTGATAGTATACGATGATGAGAGTGAGAAGCCTGCAGTTGGACAAGGCCTTAACAAGGCAGCTGAAGCTACTCTTCTTAATGTTATATGCATGGACAAGACAGGGAAACAGTACAGTAGCGGTAAGATGGTCGACAAATTTGTGGAGAAGCTGAAGAAGGTGGCTGAAAGGCAAGGGGCTGAGTTTTCCTCCTATGATCCTGTTGATGGAATTTATAAGTTCGTCGTGCAGCATTTTTAG
- the LOC130818842 gene encoding nuclear pore complex protein NUP98A-like isoform X3 — MSGAIGQGYGAPNSSHNAFGFGSNANQNLFASHASSFGGSSTGVFGGAQSPFSSGSSRTSWTLGSSLGGRSMDTFGASMPCTSASSISLTQGSLFPGNSPGVFGAQLPPISSAQELPFGGSSTGVFSAPESPFLSDFSQTSWTLGSSLGASSTSAIGASSPFTSASSTSFTQGPFVSNSAGVFRKPPPTISSPQESPFGGSSNGVFGAPHSFCGSSSGAFGSPSSPFSSASIFGGSSTGVFGAPSPFSSTSSSILGFRHATSGSAPMFGTNSLGSAGQFNSTTSKGSTGGPPFTPLLGHRSSSSASLSIVGDKTNTGHTISASKTAGSTTVPSFQIHNSPCSETSAGPFRISYSFLTSPRTFTSGLPTMVGFTNNKSSNQIAGPVFGQSPSVLGTKPTNIFSTLQTTGPIIWDQTKGTRIKPYECTTIQEAGKNVKYTSISAMSTYESKSHEELRWEDAELNSGGQQNPVSNRTQELNRQPSKFPRYPATLGPFFPVSSMNMNTSSSIKPLPTFINFPNNQVSNQTPDLERLPSNFLLSTPYPLFTVSSTNVGSSTNPNVDHLSGLKPLPTFPTIDTKKSMLDASNLNSSVPPQVPITPSTVASQFLATLPISNKQSSQNFQLPTEPLPLWNNGGVSFECCQPQPGVCPLPLHRSSATGEVTDRIVAVKDPFRSEPATSQPSIGHFVCSSLVQHGISSMPVFKELVKPRSTRVSSLLKSRNYRAQLLAVKVRKYHPSTDGPKVPFFDRGEETQFIKAYNCVVPRENPRSVFAAASTELTYARTCKEPPIKNLTAVDDENENAEKNPINSSIPNSLKDDQTEANGNAKEAHTLMIPKLQRPDYYTEPSIEKITSIESCNPGFCCQVKDFVVGRKGYGWVKFFGETDVRGLNLDSIVQFNDRELIVYDDESEKPAVGQGLNKAAEATLLNVICMDKTGKQYSSGKMVDKFVEKLKKVAERQGAEFSSYDPVDGIYKFVVQHF; from the exons ATGTCGGGAG CTATTGGACAAGGGTATGGTGCGCCCAATTCAAGCCACAATGCATTTGGATTTGGAAGCAATGCAAATCAGAATCTATTTGCTTCTCATGCATCAAGTTTTGGTGGAAGTTCAACTGGTGTATTTGGCGGCGCACAATCGCCTTTTTCATCAGGTTCTTCCCGAACTTCATGGACTCTAGGATCATCTTTAGGAGGAAGGTCAATGGATACATTTGGAGCATCAATGCCTTGTACATCAGCATCCTCCATAAGTTTGACTCAGGGATCACTTTTTCCCGGTAATTCACCAGGTGTATTTGGAGCACAACTACCACCTATTTCATCAGCTCAGGAATTACCTTTTGGTGGAAGCTCAACTGGTGTATTTAGTGCACCGGAATCGCCATTTTTATCAGATTTTTCCCAAACTTCATGGACTCTAGGATCATCTTTAGGTGCAAGTTCAACAAGTGCAATTGGAGCATCATCACCTTTTACATCAGCTTCCTCCACAAGTTTCACTCAGGGACCATTTGTCAGTAATTCAGCAGGTGTATTCAGAAAACCACCTCCAACTATTTCATCACCTCAGGAATCACCTTTTGGTGGAAGCTCAAATGGTGTATTTGGTGCACCACATTCTTTTTGTGGAAGCTCCTCTGGTGCATTTGGATCACCATCATCACCTTTTTCATCAGCTTCAATCTTTGGTGGAAGTTCAACAGGTGTATTTGGAGCACCATCTCCTTTCTCATCCACTTCTTCCTCAATTCTAG GATTTCGACATGCAACTTCTGGTTCAGCACCAATGTTTGGGACTAACAGTCTTGGAAGTGCAGGTCAATTCAACTCTACTACTTCAAAAGGATCAACTGGAGGGCCTCCATTTACTCCAT TGTTGGGACATAGGTCTAGTTCCTCTGCTTCATTATCAATAGTTGGGGACAAGACTAATACAGGTCATACTATATCTGCCTCTAAAACAGCAGGGAGTACAACTGTCCCAAGTTTCCAAATACATAATTCACCCTGCAGCGAAACTTCAGCTGGACCATTCAGGATATCATATTCATTTCTGACCTCCCCTCGCACCTTTA CTTCTGGATTACCTACAATGGTTGGTTTTACGAATAATAAGAGTAGCAATCAGATCGCAGGGCCTGTTTTTGGGCAATCTCCAAGTGTTCTTGGAACAAAACCTACCAATATTTTTTCAACTTTGCAAACTACAGGGCCTATCATATGGGATCAAACAAAAGGAACCAGAATCAAACCATATGAATGTACTACTATACAAGAGGCAGGCAAGAATGTCAAGTATACTTCTATATCAGCCATGTCTACCTACGAGAGTAAAAGCCATGAAGAGTTGAGGTGGGAAGACGCTGAGCTGAATTCTGGAG GTCAGCAGAATCCAGTCAGTAATCGAACACAGGAATTAAACAGACAACCATCAAAATTCCCTCGTTATCCTGCCACCCTTGGTCCATTCTTCCCAGTATCTTCTATGAATATGAATACAAGTTCTAGTATAAAGCCACTGCCAacttttataaattttccaaataatCAAGTCAGTAACCAAACACCAGATTTGGAACGACTACCGTCAAACTTCCTTTTGTCCACCCCATATCCACTCTTCACAGTATCTTCGACAAATGTGGGTTCAAGTACTAACCCAAATGTTGATCATCTTTCTGGTTTAAAGCCACTGCCAACCTTTCCTACAATTGACACTAAAAAATCCATGTTGGATGCTTCAAATTTGAACTCTTCGGTTCCACCACAAGTTCCCATTACACCTTCGACTGTTGCATCTCAATTTTTAGCAACCTTGCCTATTTCGAATAAGCAGTCATCACAAAATTTTCAGTTACCAACTGAACCTTTACCTTTATGGAACAATGGGGGTGTTTCATTTGAGTGTTGTCAGCCTCAGCCTGGTGTTTGTCCACTACCTCTACA CAGGTCTTCTGCTACAGGAGAGGTCACAGATCGCATTGTAGCTGTTAAAGATCCTTTCAGATCTGAACCTGCCACCTCGCAGCCGTCAATTGGTCATTTTGTGTGTTCTTCATTGGTTCAGCATGGAATCTCTAGCATGCCA GTGTTTAAAGAACTTGTAAAACCAAGAAGCACAAGAGTTTCATCTCTTCTTAAGTCAAGAAACTATCGAGCTCAGCTGTTGGCAGTGAAAGTCAGGAAATATCACCCAAGCACTGATGGGCCGAAG gtGCCTTTCTTTGATCGGGGTGAGGAAACTCAATTTATCAAGGCATATAATTGTGTAGTTCCAAGGGAGAATCCTAGGTCGGTGTTTGCTGCTGCTTCAACTGAGCTAACCTATGCTCGTACTTGCAAAGAACCTCCAATTAAGAATTTAACTGCTGTAGATGATGAGAATG AAAATGCTGAGAAAAACCCAATCAACAGTTCAATCCCCAACTCTCTCAAGGATGATCAGACTGAAGCCAAtggcaatgcaaaagaagctcacACGCTAATGATTCCAAAGCTCCAACGCCCTGACTACTACACAGAACCCAGCATCGAGAAGATAACATCTATCGAAAGCTGTAATCCTGGATTTTGCTGTCAAGTAAAGGACTTTGTGGTGGGCCGAAAAGGCTATGGCTGGGTGAAATTTTTTGGAGAGACAGATGTACGTGGCCTTAATCTTGACTCTATTGTCCAATTCAATGATCGGGAGCTGATAGTATACGATGATGAGAGTGAGAAGCCTGCAGTTGGACAAGGCCTTAACAAGGCAGCTGAAGCTACTCTTCTTAATGTTATATGCATGGACAAGACAGGGAAACAGTACAGTAGCGGTAAGATGGTCGACAAATTTGTGGAGAAGCTGAAGAAGGTGGCTGAAAGGCAAGGGGCTGAGTTTTCCTCCTATGATCCTGTTGATGGAATTTATAAGTTCGTCGTGCAGCATTTTTAG
- the LOC130818842 gene encoding nuclear pore complex protein NUP98A-like isoform X1: protein MSGAIGQGYGAPNSSHNAFGFGSNANQNLFASHASSFGGSSTGVFGGAQSPFSSGSSRTSWTLGSSLGGRSMDTFGASMPCTSASSISLTQGSLFPGNSPGVFGAQLPPISSAQELPFGGSSTGVFSAPESPFLSDFSQTSWTLGSSLGASSTSAIGASSPFTSASSTSFTQGPFVSNSAGVFRKPPPTISSPQESPFGGSSNGVFGAPHSFCGSSSGAFGSPSSPFSSASIFGGSSTGVFGAPSPFSSTSSSILGFRHATSGSAPMFGTNSLGSAGQFNSTTSKGSTGGPPFTPLLGHRSSSSASLSIVGDKTNTGHTISASKTAGSTTVPSFQIHNSPCSETSAGPFRISYSFLTSPRTFTASGLPTMVGFTNNKSSNQIAGPVFGQSPSVLGTKPTNIFSTLQTTGPIIWDQTKGTRIKPYECTTIQEAGKNVKYTSISAMSTYESKSHEELRWEDAELNSGGQQNPVSNRTQELNRQPSKFPRYPATLGPFFPVSSMNMNTSSSIKPLPTFINFPNNQVSNQTPDLERLPSNFLLSTPYPLFTVSSTNVGSSTNPNVDHLSGLKPLPTFPTIDTKKSMLDASNLNSSVPPQVPITPSTVASQFLATLPISNKQSSQNFQLPTEPLPLWNNGGVSFECCQPQPGVCPLPLHRSSATGEVTDRIVAVKDPFRSEPATSQPSIGHFVCSSLVQHGISSMPVFKELVKPRSTRVSSLLKSRNYRAQLLAVKVRKYHPSTDGPKVPFFDRGEETQFIKAYNCVVPRENPRSVFAAASTELTYARTCKEPPIKNLTAVDDENENAEKNPINSSIPNSLKDDQTEANGNAKEAHTLMIPKLQRPDYYTEPSIEKITSIESCNPGFCCQVKDFVVGRKGYGWVKFFGETDVRGLNLDSIVQFNDRELIVYDDESEKPAVGQGLNKAAEATLLNVICMDKTGKQYSSGKMVDKFVEKLKKVAERQGAEFSSYDPVDGIYKFVVQHF from the exons ATGTCGGGAG CTATTGGACAAGGGTATGGTGCGCCCAATTCAAGCCACAATGCATTTGGATTTGGAAGCAATGCAAATCAGAATCTATTTGCTTCTCATGCATCAAGTTTTGGTGGAAGTTCAACTGGTGTATTTGGCGGCGCACAATCGCCTTTTTCATCAGGTTCTTCCCGAACTTCATGGACTCTAGGATCATCTTTAGGAGGAAGGTCAATGGATACATTTGGAGCATCAATGCCTTGTACATCAGCATCCTCCATAAGTTTGACTCAGGGATCACTTTTTCCCGGTAATTCACCAGGTGTATTTGGAGCACAACTACCACCTATTTCATCAGCTCAGGAATTACCTTTTGGTGGAAGCTCAACTGGTGTATTTAGTGCACCGGAATCGCCATTTTTATCAGATTTTTCCCAAACTTCATGGACTCTAGGATCATCTTTAGGTGCAAGTTCAACAAGTGCAATTGGAGCATCATCACCTTTTACATCAGCTTCCTCCACAAGTTTCACTCAGGGACCATTTGTCAGTAATTCAGCAGGTGTATTCAGAAAACCACCTCCAACTATTTCATCACCTCAGGAATCACCTTTTGGTGGAAGCTCAAATGGTGTATTTGGTGCACCACATTCTTTTTGTGGAAGCTCCTCTGGTGCATTTGGATCACCATCATCACCTTTTTCATCAGCTTCAATCTTTGGTGGAAGTTCAACAGGTGTATTTGGAGCACCATCTCCTTTCTCATCCACTTCTTCCTCAATTCTAG GATTTCGACATGCAACTTCTGGTTCAGCACCAATGTTTGGGACTAACAGTCTTGGAAGTGCAGGTCAATTCAACTCTACTACTTCAAAAGGATCAACTGGAGGGCCTCCATTTACTCCAT TGTTGGGACATAGGTCTAGTTCCTCTGCTTCATTATCAATAGTTGGGGACAAGACTAATACAGGTCATACTATATCTGCCTCTAAAACAGCAGGGAGTACAACTGTCCCAAGTTTCCAAATACATAATTCACCCTGCAGCGAAACTTCAGCTGGACCATTCAGGATATCATATTCATTTCTGACCTCCCCTCGCACCTTTA CAGCTTCTGGATTACCTACAATGGTTGGTTTTACGAATAATAAGAGTAGCAATCAGATCGCAGGGCCTGTTTTTGGGCAATCTCCAAGTGTTCTTGGAACAAAACCTACCAATATTTTTTCAACTTTGCAAACTACAGGGCCTATCATATGGGATCAAACAAAAGGAACCAGAATCAAACCATATGAATGTACTACTATACAAGAGGCAGGCAAGAATGTCAAGTATACTTCTATATCAGCCATGTCTACCTACGAGAGTAAAAGCCATGAAGAGTTGAGGTGGGAAGACGCTGAGCTGAATTCTGGAG GTCAGCAGAATCCAGTCAGTAATCGAACACAGGAATTAAACAGACAACCATCAAAATTCCCTCGTTATCCTGCCACCCTTGGTCCATTCTTCCCAGTATCTTCTATGAATATGAATACAAGTTCTAGTATAAAGCCACTGCCAacttttataaattttccaaataatCAAGTCAGTAACCAAACACCAGATTTGGAACGACTACCGTCAAACTTCCTTTTGTCCACCCCATATCCACTCTTCACAGTATCTTCGACAAATGTGGGTTCAAGTACTAACCCAAATGTTGATCATCTTTCTGGTTTAAAGCCACTGCCAACCTTTCCTACAATTGACACTAAAAAATCCATGTTGGATGCTTCAAATTTGAACTCTTCGGTTCCACCACAAGTTCCCATTACACCTTCGACTGTTGCATCTCAATTTTTAGCAACCTTGCCTATTTCGAATAAGCAGTCATCACAAAATTTTCAGTTACCAACTGAACCTTTACCTTTATGGAACAATGGGGGTGTTTCATTTGAGTGTTGTCAGCCTCAGCCTGGTGTTTGTCCACTACCTCTACA CAGGTCTTCTGCTACAGGAGAGGTCACAGATCGCATTGTAGCTGTTAAAGATCCTTTCAGATCTGAACCTGCCACCTCGCAGCCGTCAATTGGTCATTTTGTGTGTTCTTCATTGGTTCAGCATGGAATCTCTAGCATGCCA GTGTTTAAAGAACTTGTAAAACCAAGAAGCACAAGAGTTTCATCTCTTCTTAAGTCAAGAAACTATCGAGCTCAGCTGTTGGCAGTGAAAGTCAGGAAATATCACCCAAGCACTGATGGGCCGAAG gtGCCTTTCTTTGATCGGGGTGAGGAAACTCAATTTATCAAGGCATATAATTGTGTAGTTCCAAGGGAGAATCCTAGGTCGGTGTTTGCTGCTGCTTCAACTGAGCTAACCTATGCTCGTACTTGCAAAGAACCTCCAATTAAGAATTTAACTGCTGTAGATGATGAGAATG AAAATGCTGAGAAAAACCCAATCAACAGTTCAATCCCCAACTCTCTCAAGGATGATCAGACTGAAGCCAAtggcaatgcaaaagaagctcacACGCTAATGATTCCAAAGCTCCAACGCCCTGACTACTACACAGAACCCAGCATCGAGAAGATAACATCTATCGAAAGCTGTAATCCTGGATTTTGCTGTCAAGTAAAGGACTTTGTGGTGGGCCGAAAAGGCTATGGCTGGGTGAAATTTTTTGGAGAGACAGATGTACGTGGCCTTAATCTTGACTCTATTGTCCAATTCAATGATCGGGAGCTGATAGTATACGATGATGAGAGTGAGAAGCCTGCAGTTGGACAAGGCCTTAACAAGGCAGCTGAAGCTACTCTTCTTAATGTTATATGCATGGACAAGACAGGGAAACAGTACAGTAGCGGTAAGATGGTCGACAAATTTGTGGAGAAGCTGAAGAAGGTGGCTGAAAGGCAAGGGGCTGAGTTTTCCTCCTATGATCCTGTTGATGGAATTTATAAGTTCGTCGTGCAGCATTTTTAG